Proteins encoded together in one Schumannella luteola window:
- the msrA gene encoding peptide-methionine (S)-S-oxide reductase MsrA yields MRTFVVAGGCFWCLDAVYRTLQGVKDVVSGYTGGATAEPSYEAVCTGLTGHAEAVAVTFDETVIPESVILDVFFTLHDPRQLNRQGNDVGTQYRSAMFYADEQQKAEFEAARDRAAEIWEGDIVTTIEPLGVYWRAEEYHQDFFAKNPGQGYCLAVALPKVNKVRKSYAQYVLAS; encoded by the coding sequence ATGCGCACTTTCGTCGTCGCCGGCGGATGCTTCTGGTGTCTCGACGCCGTCTACCGCACGCTCCAGGGCGTGAAGGATGTCGTGTCGGGCTACACCGGTGGAGCCACCGCCGAGCCCAGCTACGAAGCCGTCTGCACCGGACTGACCGGCCACGCCGAGGCGGTCGCCGTCACCTTCGACGAGACGGTGATCCCCGAGTCGGTCATCCTCGACGTCTTCTTCACCCTGCACGACCCGCGTCAGCTGAACCGTCAGGGCAACGACGTGGGCACCCAGTACCGCTCGGCCATGTTCTACGCCGACGAGCAGCAGAAGGCCGAGTTCGAGGCCGCTCGCGACCGCGCGGCCGAGATCTGGGAGGGCGACATCGTCACCACGATCGAGCCGCTCGGGGTCTACTGGCGCGCAGAGGAGTACCACCAGGACTTCTTCGCCAAGAACCCGGGCCAGGGCTACTGCCTCGCGGTCGCGCTGCCCAAGGTCAACAAGGTGCGCAAGAGCTACGCGCAGTACGTTCTGGCGAGTTGA
- a CDS encoding aldo/keto reductase — protein MSYLAAENRYDNLDYARSGRSGLKLPRVSLGLWNNFGADRPLETQRAIVRRAFDLGITHFDLANNYGPPPGSAESNFGRIFADDLRAYRDEILISSKAGYLMWDGPYGEWGSRKNLLASLDQSLGRLGVDYVDVFYSHRPDPETPIEETMGALAHAVRQGKALYAGVSNYSPEQTRAAAAALAAEGVPLTIHQPRYNMFDRAPENGLWDALAELGAGAIVYSPLAQGLLTARYLDGIPAGSRASEGRWISESNISETYLERARGLNAIAEQRGQTLAQLAIAWVLRQPQVTSALVGASSVAQLEDTLRSLENTEISAEELARIEEFAVDGTGRG, from the coding sequence ATGAGCTATCTCGCCGCTGAGAACCGCTACGACAACCTCGACTACGCGCGCTCGGGGCGCAGCGGGCTGAAGCTCCCGCGCGTCTCGCTGGGCCTCTGGAACAACTTCGGCGCCGACCGCCCCCTCGAGACGCAGCGCGCGATCGTGCGCCGGGCCTTCGACCTCGGCATCACCCACTTCGACCTGGCGAACAACTACGGCCCGCCTCCCGGATCGGCGGAGTCGAACTTCGGCCGCATCTTCGCCGACGACCTGCGCGCCTACCGGGACGAGATCCTCATCTCGTCGAAGGCCGGCTACCTCATGTGGGACGGCCCCTACGGCGAATGGGGCTCGCGCAAGAACCTGCTCGCCTCACTCGATCAGTCGCTCGGCCGCCTCGGTGTCGACTACGTCGACGTCTTCTATTCGCATCGCCCCGATCCTGAGACGCCGATCGAGGAGACGATGGGCGCGCTCGCGCACGCCGTGCGGCAGGGGAAGGCGCTCTACGCGGGCGTCTCGAACTACTCGCCCGAGCAGACTCGCGCTGCGGCCGCGGCGCTGGCGGCGGAGGGCGTTCCGCTGACGATCCACCAGCCGCGCTACAACATGTTCGACCGCGCGCCGGAGAACGGGCTCTGGGATGCGCTGGCCGAGCTCGGCGCCGGGGCGATCGTCTACTCGCCGCTCGCCCAGGGCCTGCTGACCGCGCGCTACCTCGACGGCATCCCCGCCGGATCGCGCGCGAGCGAGGGGCGCTGGATCAGCGAGAGCAACATCTCGGAGACCTACCTCGAGAGGGCTCGCGGTCTGAACGCGATCGCCGAGCAGCGCGGGCAGACCCTGGCGCAGCTCGCCATCGCCTGGGTGCTGCGGCAGCCGCAGGTGACGAGCGCGCTCGTCGGCGCCTCGAGCGTCGCCCAGCTCGAGGACACGCTGCGCTCGCTCGAGAACACCGAGATCAGCGCCGAGGAGCTCGCGCGCATCGAGGAGTTCGCGGTCGACGGCACCGGGCGCGGCTGA
- a CDS encoding SDR family NAD(P)-dependent oxidoreductase, whose amino-acid sequence MSSTSTTESADSVAGVVPEGVAVVTGASSGIGRAFAERLAAEGRELIVVGRNRARLDELAERLPVAVEVVVADLSDAADTARLAGLLAEREVALLVNNAGVAHYGAFAELPTEKADELLAVKVTAPTLLARAVVPGMLERGSGAIINVAGMLAYSSSAPLADVPLRRAVYVGANAHLVALSQTLDAELRESGIHVQVLCPGVVATEFHERQGMDLSAVPRMSPEDVAAASLRGLELGEVVTAPGVEDAALLDAASAANLAAFRGQSPQVASRYRA is encoded by the coding sequence ATGAGCAGCACATCCACCACCGAGTCCGCCGATTCCGTAGCGGGCGTCGTCCCCGAGGGCGTCGCCGTCGTGACCGGGGCCTCGTCGGGCATCGGCCGCGCCTTCGCCGAACGGCTCGCCGCCGAGGGACGAGAGCTGATCGTGGTGGGCCGCAACCGCGCCCGCCTCGACGAACTCGCTGAGCGCCTGCCGGTCGCGGTCGAGGTCGTCGTCGCCGACCTGTCCGACGCCGCCGACACCGCCCGTCTCGCCGGCCTGCTCGCCGAGCGCGAGGTCGCGCTGCTGGTCAACAACGCCGGGGTCGCCCACTACGGCGCCTTCGCCGAGCTGCCGACCGAGAAAGCCGATGAGCTGCTCGCGGTCAAGGTGACCGCGCCGACCCTGCTGGCGCGCGCGGTCGTGCCGGGCATGCTCGAACGCGGCTCGGGCGCGATCATCAACGTCGCCGGCATGCTCGCCTACAGCAGCTCGGCCCCGCTGGCGGACGTGCCGCTGCGCCGTGCCGTCTACGTCGGCGCGAACGCGCACCTGGTCGCGCTGTCGCAGACGCTGGATGCCGAGCTGCGCGAGTCGGGAATCCATGTGCAGGTGCTCTGCCCCGGCGTCGTCGCCACGGAGTTCCACGAGCGGCAGGGCATGGACCTCAGCGCGGTGCCGCGCATGTCGCCCGAGGATGTCGCGGCCGCGAGCCTGCGCGGGCTCGAGCTCGGCGAGGTCGTCACGGCGCCGGGCGTCGAGGATGCCGCGCTGCTCGACGCCGCGTCGGCGGCGAACCTGGCGGCGTTCCGCGGCCAGTCGCCGCAGGTCGCGAGCCGCTACCGCGCCTGA
- a CDS encoding Pr6Pr family membrane protein, with the protein MTRNTVTAALRILLAVAMSVATVKSYLDAAADWAANDYPDRLTLNVNFVAYFTIQSNVLGAVVLVIAAILLLRRGGARGGGAAGAEPSWLTTLRLIVLVDMTITGIVYNVLLRGIAVHGGGSGPDWPSEIHHVVAPALIIVDWLVGPGRGRVPWSRLWLTLIHPLAWAAVALLRGPLVYDQTQSRQSWYPYPFLDPALSPTGYASVWIYVVGIALLFAVVAALGILVTRIRRRGPARPSAG; encoded by the coding sequence GTGACGAGAAACACCGTGACCGCAGCGCTGCGGATCCTGCTCGCCGTCGCCATGAGCGTCGCGACCGTGAAGTCGTACCTCGACGCGGCCGCCGACTGGGCGGCGAACGACTACCCCGACCGGCTCACGCTGAACGTGAACTTCGTCGCGTACTTCACGATCCAGTCGAATGTGCTCGGCGCCGTGGTGCTCGTGATCGCGGCGATCCTGCTGCTGCGGCGCGGCGGAGCCCGCGGCGGCGGCGCCGCCGGTGCCGAACCGTCCTGGCTCACGACGCTGCGACTCATCGTGCTGGTCGATATGACCATCACCGGCATCGTCTACAACGTGCTGCTGCGCGGGATCGCGGTGCACGGCGGCGGGTCGGGTCCCGACTGGCCGAGCGAGATCCACCACGTCGTCGCGCCGGCGCTGATCATCGTCGACTGGCTCGTCGGCCCGGGCCGCGGGCGGGTGCCGTGGAGCCGGCTGTGGCTCACGCTCATCCACCCGCTCGCCTGGGCGGCGGTCGCCCTGCTGCGCGGGCCGCTCGTCTACGACCAGACGCAGTCGCGCCAGAGCTGGTATCCCTACCCGTTCCTCGATCCGGCCCTGTCGCCGACGGGATACGCATCGGTGTGGATCTACGTCGTCGGGATCGCGCTGCTGTTCGCGGTCGTAGCCGCGCTCGGGATCCTGGTGACGCGGATCAGACGGCGCGGGCCAGCGCGACCATCAGCTGGTTGA
- a CDS encoding thioredoxin family protein — MHVDFYSSSFCAPCAAARGVLDEAGKLLPQLEIVERNVAQHPDAADADRIGSTPTMIVRSSDGAEVYRAEGVPSVNQLMVALARAV, encoded by the coding sequence ATGCACGTCGACTTCTACAGCTCGAGCTTCTGCGCCCCGTGCGCGGCGGCGCGGGGCGTGCTCGACGAAGCCGGCAAGCTGCTGCCGCAGCTCGAGATCGTCGAGCGGAACGTGGCGCAGCATCCCGACGCCGCCGACGCCGACCGCATCGGCTCGACGCCGACCATGATCGTGCGCTCGAGTGACGGCGCCGAGGTCTACCGGGCCGAAGGCGTTCCCTCGGTCAACCAGCTGATGGTCGCGCTGGCCCGCGCCGTCTGA
- a CDS encoding SCO4848 family membrane protein yields the protein MTVFAIAVLLLTALFNLVSWPRFYPRIKNDPRARDENGRATVFLKVHVILIAIALVIAVLSVVAAILLVVQLAS from the coding sequence GTGACCGTCTTCGCCATCGCCGTGCTGTTGCTGACCGCCCTGTTCAACCTGGTCTCGTGGCCGCGCTTCTACCCGCGCATCAAGAACGACCCGCGCGCCCGCGATGAGAACGGCCGCGCCACCGTCTTCCTCAAGGTGCACGTCATCCTCATCGCGATCGCGCTCGTGATCGCCGTGCTCAGCGTCGTCGCCGCGATCCTGCTCGTCGTGCAGCTCGCGAGCTGA
- a CDS encoding MarR family transcriptional regulator has translation MNRTDTISSLVQSAHRLGRIAALATGNTAPVAHWRTLAVLESEGPLRVGELAAACRVTQPGMTRLLATLVEVEHVTRVADTADSRAWLIQLSPKGRAALDEWRGELGEALTPWFDGLDDADWAALDRAAAILASRTTASPEKVSA, from the coding sequence GTGAACAGAACCGACACCATCTCGTCGCTCGTTCAGTCGGCGCACCGCCTCGGTCGCATCGCCGCCCTCGCCACCGGCAACACCGCCCCCGTCGCGCACTGGCGCACGCTCGCGGTGCTGGAGTCAGAGGGCCCCCTGCGCGTCGGAGAACTGGCCGCCGCCTGCCGAGTCACCCAGCCCGGAATGACCCGCCTGCTCGCCACCCTCGTCGAGGTCGAGCACGTCACCCGCGTCGCCGACACCGCCGACTCACGCGCCTGGCTCATCCAGCTCAGCCCGAAGGGACGCGCCGCCCTCGATGAGTGGCGCGGCGAGCTCGGAGAAGCCCTCACCCCGTGGTTCGACGGTCTCGACGACGCCGACTGGGCCGCCCTCGACCGGGCCGCCGCGATCCTCGCGAGCCGCACCACCGCATCCCCCGAGAAGGTCTCCGCATGA
- a CDS encoding MFS transporter: protein MTNDTRTPAASGQHGGASHGSAGKPSILKQPKQVWAVAFACVIAFMGIGLVDPILPAIAKDLRATETQTELLFTSYLLITGLAMLITSFISSRIGARATLLIGLGLIVVFAALAALSGSVDAVIGFRAGWGLGNALFISTALATIVGAASGGSSAAIILYEAALGLGIAVGPLVGGLLGSIAWQGPFFGVAVLMAIAFIAITVLLGKDDKATRQPTKLSAPLRALRDPGLLTLAIAALFYNIGFFTLLAWTPFALPKTFTPLDLGVTFFGWGLAVAVSSVWLAPLLTARVRRTTALAIALPLLALTLIVAGVFAAVTAVLVVCVIVGGIFLGVLNTVLTESVMEATDLPRSVASSSYSAVRFVGGAIAPPLAALIKALTGSVGIPFFVGAVSVLVATVVILARRSALARVDGEAEPPAITEADAIGLGDAA from the coding sequence ATGACGAACGACACCCGCACCCCCGCCGCGAGCGGCCAGCACGGCGGCGCCTCGCACGGCAGCGCCGGCAAGCCCAGCATCCTCAAGCAGCCCAAGCAGGTCTGGGCGGTCGCCTTCGCCTGCGTCATCGCCTTCATGGGCATCGGACTGGTCGACCCGATCCTGCCGGCGATCGCCAAGGACCTGCGTGCCACCGAGACCCAGACGGAGCTGCTCTTCACGAGCTACCTGCTCATCACCGGCCTCGCGATGCTCATCACGAGCTTCATCTCGAGCCGCATCGGCGCCCGCGCGACCCTGCTGATCGGCCTCGGCCTGATCGTCGTCTTCGCGGCCCTCGCGGCGCTGAGCGGCAGCGTGGATGCGGTCATCGGCTTCCGCGCCGGCTGGGGTCTCGGCAACGCCCTCTTCATCTCGACGGCGCTCGCGACGATCGTCGGCGCGGCGAGCGGCGGCTCGAGCGCGGCGATCATCCTCTACGAGGCCGCCCTCGGCCTCGGCATCGCCGTCGGCCCGCTCGTCGGCGGCCTGCTCGGCTCGATCGCCTGGCAGGGTCCGTTCTTCGGCGTGGCCGTGCTCATGGCCATCGCCTTCATCGCGATCACCGTGCTGCTGGGCAAGGACGACAAGGCGACCCGCCAGCCGACGAAGCTCTCGGCCCCGCTGCGCGCGCTGCGCGATCCCGGCCTGCTGACCCTCGCGATCGCGGCGCTCTTCTACAACATCGGCTTCTTCACGCTGCTCGCCTGGACGCCGTTCGCGCTGCCGAAGACCTTCACCCCGCTTGATCTCGGCGTGACCTTCTTCGGCTGGGGCCTCGCGGTCGCCGTGTCGAGCGTCTGGCTCGCCCCGCTGCTCACGGCCCGCGTGCGGCGCACCACCGCCCTCGCGATCGCCCTGCCGCTGCTCGCGCTCACCCTGATCGTGGCCGGCGTCTTCGCCGCGGTCACCGCCGTGCTCGTCGTCTGCGTGATCGTCGGCGGCATCTTCCTCGGCGTGCTCAACACCGTGCTCACCGAGTCGGTCATGGAGGCCACCGACCTGCCGCGCTCCGTCGCGTCGTCGTCGTACTCGGCCGTGCGCTTCGTCGGCGGCGCGATCGCCCCGCCGCTCGCGGCCTTGATCAAGGCGCTCACCGGCAGCGTCGGCATCCCCTTCTTCGTCGGCGCCGTCTCGGTGCTCGTCGCGACCGTCGTCATCCTCGCCCGCCGCTCGGCGCTCGCCCGGGTCGACGGCGAGGCCGAGCCGCCGGCGATCACCGAGGCCGACGCGATCGGTCTCGGCGACGCGGCCTGA
- the orn gene encoding oligoribonuclease: protein MPHADVLVWIDCEMTGLDLEVDELVEVAVVVTDYDLKPLDGGFSVVIKPDQSALDNMGDFVRDMHTTSGLIEEIPNGVSLADAEYQVLEYILKFAPENRTAPLAGNTIGTDRSFLAKYMPRVDNHLHYRSVDVSSIKELSRRWFPRAYFQSPTKNGGHRALADILESIRELEYYRRAVFVGDPGPTSDEAKAASEAVVSLWAPRLS, encoded by the coding sequence GTGCCTCACGCGGATGTACTGGTCTGGATCGACTGCGAGATGACGGGACTCGACCTCGAGGTCGATGAGCTCGTCGAGGTCGCGGTCGTCGTCACCGACTACGACCTCAAGCCCCTCGACGGCGGCTTCAGCGTCGTCATCAAGCCCGATCAGTCGGCTCTCGACAACATGGGCGACTTCGTGCGCGACATGCACACGACGAGCGGACTGATCGAGGAGATCCCGAACGGCGTCTCGCTCGCCGACGCCGAGTACCAGGTGCTCGAGTACATCCTGAAGTTCGCACCCGAGAACCGCACGGCACCGCTGGCCGGCAACACGATCGGTACCGACCGCTCGTTCCTCGCGAAGTACATGCCGCGGGTCGACAACCACCTGCACTACCGCAGCGTCGACGTCTCGAGCATCAAGGAGCTCTCGCGCCGCTGGTTCCCCCGGGCCTACTTCCAGTCCCCCACCAAGAACGGCGGACACCGGGCACTCGCCGACATCCTCGAGTCGATCCGCGAGCTCGAGTACTACCGCCGGGCGGTCTTCGTGGGCGACCCCGGGCCGACCAGCGACGAGGCCAAAGCGGCCTCCGAGGCGGTCGTGTCACTCTGGGCCCCGCGTTTGTCGTAG
- the clpS gene encoding ATP-dependent Clp protease adapter ClpS encodes MSCSVPALADHGEAGTDVLSRPDLDFERDELTVADFSTPWLTIVWNDPVNLMAYVERVFRRYFGYPQGEAHRLMMLVHTEGRAVVASGPREEMERHVEAMHEYGLQATVAKDDA; translated from the coding sequence ATGTCATGTTCAGTCCCCGCCCTCGCCGATCACGGTGAGGCGGGGACTGACGTTCTCTCCCGGCCCGATCTCGACTTCGAGCGGGACGAGCTCACGGTCGCCGACTTCTCGACGCCGTGGCTCACGATCGTCTGGAACGATCCGGTCAACCTGATGGCCTACGTCGAGCGGGTGTTCCGCCGCTACTTCGGCTACCCGCAGGGCGAGGCGCACCGGCTCATGATGCTCGTGCACACCGAAGGCCGTGCTGTCGTCGCCTCGGGTCCGCGCGAGGAGATGGAGCGGCACGTCGAGGCGATGCACGAGTACGGCCTGCAGGCCACGGTCGCCAAGGACGACGCGTGA
- a CDS encoding DUF2017 family protein, which translates to MTRVRAEGTGVRIDFAEGEAGILGGLAEQLAEIVEDESDPVRGRMLPSAYPHDAEADAEFRRWTTSDLVDRKSAAARSMAARLGAGDGVDAGRADLSLESDATSVLLDPDAADGWARTLTDLRTALASRLGIESDDDEVPNSTPGAVYEWLGQLQWTLIEALDELDGIAPTEIALPDGIEHDDEGDAPVDEGDDAPSGGSR; encoded by the coding sequence GTGACCCGCGTGCGCGCCGAGGGCACGGGAGTGCGCATCGACTTCGCCGAGGGCGAGGCGGGCATCCTGGGCGGTCTCGCCGAGCAGCTGGCCGAGATCGTCGAAGACGAGAGCGATCCGGTGCGCGGGCGGATGCTGCCCTCCGCCTATCCGCACGACGCGGAGGCGGATGCGGAGTTCCGCCGCTGGACGACGAGTGATCTCGTCGACCGCAAGAGCGCCGCGGCGCGGAGCATGGCCGCGCGGCTGGGTGCGGGCGACGGCGTCGACGCCGGGCGCGCCGACCTGAGCCTCGAGAGCGACGCGACGAGCGTGCTGCTCGATCCCGACGCGGCGGACGGCTGGGCGCGCACGCTCACCGATCTGCGCACCGCACTCGCGTCGCGACTCGGCATCGAGTCGGACGACGACGAGGTGCCGAACTCGACGCCGGGCGCCGTCTACGAGTGGCTCGGCCAGCTGCAGTGGACGCTCATCGAGGCCCTCGACGAACTGGACGGCATCGCGCCGACCGAGATCGCGCTGCCCGACGGGATCGAGCACGATGACGAGGGCGACGCGCCCGTCGACGAGGGCGACGACGCCCCGAGCGGAGGATCCCGATGA
- a CDS encoding metallopeptidase family protein → MTLELTAEEFETIVIDELDALPDEMVDGLENVVFVTEDRPEDGSLDLLGLYEGTALTERDVYGFGELPDRIVLYREPLLAISETEDELRDEIHVTLVHEIAHYYGIDDDELHRLGWA, encoded by the coding sequence ATGACGCTGGAGCTGACGGCCGAGGAGTTCGAGACGATCGTCATCGACGAGCTGGATGCGCTGCCCGACGAGATGGTCGACGGCCTCGAGAACGTGGTCTTCGTCACGGAGGACCGGCCGGAGGACGGCTCGCTCGACCTGCTGGGGCTCTACGAGGGCACGGCGCTCACCGAGCGCGACGTCTACGGCTTCGGCGAGCTGCCCGACCGCATCGTGCTCTACCGCGAGCCGCTGCTCGCGATCAGCGAGACCGAGGACGAGCTGCGTGATGAGATCCACGTGACTCTCGTGCACGAGATCGCGCACTACTACGGCATCGACGACGACGAGCTGCACCGGCTGGGCTGGGCCTGA
- a CDS encoding glycoside hydrolase family 13 protein encodes MAQPDTRSDAAPLGLDPDWWRQAVVYQVYPRSFADADGDGIGDLPGVTSRVSYLRDLGVDAVWLSPFYPSALADGGYDVDDYRDVDPRLGTLADFDAMVVALHGAGIRVIVDIVPNHSSNRHVWFQEALASPKGSHARSRYVFRDGLGENGEVPPSDWQSVFGGSAWEPVGDGQWYLHIFATEQPDLNWALPEVREDFLTTLRFWSDRGVDGFRVDVAHGLAKDLPPVLPSAAELAEIAKREDGSHALWDRDELEEIYADWRRVFAEYTPPRIAVAEAWVPASRRARYATALGQAFNFDLLEADFDADQFRQIISFNLAQSASSGSSSTWVLSNHDVVRHATRYGLPPRGTGEGADTLKGGTAWLLSGGEEPPLDALGGLRRARAATLLLLGLPGSAYLYEGEELGLHEVADIPADQRQDPTFFRTNGGEIGRDGCRVPIPWTISGPSFGFGSAGAHLPQPAWFGASSVEAEAGVPGSTLELYRSALALRRQLQGDETLDWVELGDPDAVLAFRRPGSWLVVTNLGETSIPLPEGELLLSSEALFSAELPPATTAWIRVSG; translated from the coding sequence ATGGCCCAGCCCGACACCCGATCCGACGCCGCTCCGCTCGGCCTCGACCCCGACTGGTGGCGTCAGGCCGTCGTCTATCAGGTGTATCCGCGCAGCTTCGCGGACGCCGACGGCGACGGGATCGGCGACCTGCCGGGCGTCACGAGTCGCGTGAGCTACCTGCGCGACCTCGGCGTGGACGCGGTCTGGCTGAGCCCGTTCTACCCCTCGGCGCTCGCCGACGGCGGCTACGACGTCGACGACTACCGCGACGTCGACCCGCGCCTGGGGACCCTCGCCGACTTCGACGCGATGGTCGTGGCGCTGCACGGCGCCGGCATCCGCGTGATCGTCGACATCGTGCCGAACCACAGCTCGAACCGGCACGTCTGGTTCCAGGAGGCCCTCGCCTCGCCGAAGGGCTCGCACGCCCGCTCGCGCTACGTCTTCCGCGACGGACTCGGCGAGAACGGCGAGGTGCCGCCCTCGGACTGGCAGTCGGTGTTCGGCGGATCCGCGTGGGAGCCGGTCGGCGACGGCCAGTGGTACCTGCACATCTTCGCCACCGAGCAGCCCGACCTGAACTGGGCGCTGCCGGAGGTGCGCGAGGACTTCCTCACGACGCTGCGCTTCTGGAGCGACCGCGGCGTCGACGGCTTCCGGGTGGACGTCGCGCACGGCCTCGCGAAGGATCTGCCGCCGGTGCTGCCGAGCGCCGCCGAGCTGGCCGAGATCGCGAAGCGCGAAGACGGCAGCCACGCCCTCTGGGATCGCGACGAGCTCGAGGAGATCTACGCCGACTGGCGCCGCGTCTTCGCCGAGTACACGCCGCCGCGCATCGCCGTCGCCGAGGCCTGGGTGCCGGCATCCCGGCGTGCCCGCTACGCGACGGCGCTCGGCCAGGCCTTCAACTTCGACCTGCTCGAGGCCGACTTCGACGCGGACCAGTTCCGGCAGATCATCTCCTTCAACCTCGCGCAGTCGGCGTCGAGCGGATCCAGCAGCACCTGGGTGCTCTCGAACCACGACGTCGTGCGCCACGCGACCCGCTACGGCCTGCCGCCGCGCGGCACCGGCGAGGGCGCCGACACCCTCAAGGGCGGCACCGCCTGGCTGCTCTCCGGTGGGGAGGAGCCGCCGCTCGACGCGCTCGGCGGACTGCGCAGGGCCCGCGCCGCGACCCTGCTGCTGCTCGGCCTGCCCGGCTCGGCCTATCTCTACGAGGGCGAGGAGCTGGGCCTGCACGAGGTCGCCGACATCCCCGCCGATCAGCGTCAGGATCCGACCTTCTTCCGCACGAACGGCGGCGAGATCGGCCGCGACGGATGCCGGGTGCCGATCCCGTGGACGATCAGCGGCCCGTCGTTCGGCTTCGGCTCCGCCGGCGCTCACCTGCCGCAGCCGGCCTGGTTCGGCGCGAGCTCGGTCGAGGCCGAGGCGGGCGTGCCCGGATCGACGCTCGAGCTCTACCGCAGCGCCCTCGCGCTGCGGCGTCAGCTGCAGGGCGACGAGACCCTCGACTGGGTCGAGCTCGGCGACCCGGATGCGGTGCTCGCCTTCCGCCGTCCCGGCAGCTGGCTGGTCGTGACGAACCTGGGCGAGACGAGCATCCCGCTGCCCGAAGGGGAGCTGCTGCTCTCGAGCGAGGCGTTATTCAGTGCGGAGCTGCCGCCGGCGACGACCGCCTGGATCCGCGTCTCCGGCTGA
- a CDS encoding ATP-binding protein: MADPRRVEPASAGELLDLVVDRVRSLPSTPHPQGVVVLVDGRSGAGKTSFGRDLAPRLGARLLSLDALYPGWDGLEAGSRAVHETVLSAIDPGYTSWDWDADRAGEWHPLLPVGPDGERGPLVIEGCGALSRANRALADLGIWIDLDDAERRRRAIGRDGETYAPHWERWARQEEAFAARERPRELADLVIVGGYPPVVR; the protein is encoded by the coding sequence GTGGCTGATCCGCGCCGTGTCGAGCCGGCGTCCGCCGGCGAGCTGCTCGATCTCGTCGTCGACCGGGTGCGGAGCCTGCCCTCGACGCCCCATCCGCAGGGGGTGGTCGTGCTGGTGGACGGGCGCTCGGGCGCCGGCAAGACGAGCTTCGGCCGCGATCTCGCGCCGCGGCTCGGGGCGCGCCTGCTCAGCCTCGACGCGCTCTACCCCGGCTGGGACGGGCTCGAGGCGGGAAGCCGGGCCGTGCACGAGACCGTGCTGTCTGCGATCGATCCGGGCTACACGAGCTGGGACTGGGATGCCGACCGCGCGGGGGAGTGGCATCCGCTGCTGCCGGTCGGCCCCGACGGCGAGCGGGGTCCGCTCGTGATCGAGGGCTGCGGTGCGCTGAGCCGCGCGAACCGCGCGCTCGCCGACCTCGGCATCTGGATCGACCTCGACGACGCCGAGCGCCGGCGTCGGGCGATCGGGCGCGACGGGGAGACCTATGCCCCGCACTGGGAGCGCTGGGCGCGTCAGGAGGAGGCGTTCGCCGCGCGGGAGCGACCGCGCGAGCTCGCCGATCTGGTGATCGTCGGCGGCTACCCGCCGGTCGTGCGCTGA
- a CDS encoding energy-coupling factor transporter transmembrane component T gives MTAPVLPRSARPAAGIRSLPARVAAANPVARLIASAPIVAGLVLTIDPVSAGVALVLELLLMPLTGIGWRRFWKATAIVWVLAPLGAVTILLYGQASGAVYFSWALVHVTEGSVALAIASVLRVLAIALPAIVLFAGVDPTDLADGLGQILRLPQRFVIGALAGLRMLALLGDDWRAITLARRARGLGDRRGPGALLRQCFGLLVLALRRGGLLATAMEARGFGGDVRRTWARPSRFGRIDAALIGVGVVIAAIAVTASVLTGSWRFIGG, from the coding sequence GTGACCGCCCCCGTCCTGCCCCGGAGCGCGCGTCCGGCCGCGGGCATCCGCTCGCTGCCTGCGCGGGTCGCCGCCGCGAATCCGGTCGCCCGGCTGATCGCCTCGGCTCCGATCGTCGCGGGCCTCGTGCTCACAATCGACCCCGTGTCGGCCGGCGTCGCCCTGGTGCTGGAGCTGCTGCTGATGCCGCTGACCGGCATCGGCTGGCGCCGGTTCTGGAAGGCCACCGCGATCGTCTGGGTGCTCGCGCCGCTCGGAGCCGTGACGATCCTGCTCTACGGCCAGGCGTCGGGCGCCGTGTACTTCTCCTGGGCTCTCGTGCACGTGACCGAGGGGTCGGTCGCGCTCGCGATCGCGTCGGTGCTGCGTGTGCTGGCGATCGCGCTGCCCGCGATCGTGCTGTTCGCCGGCGTCGACCCGACCGATCTCGCCGACGGCCTCGGGCAGATCCTGCGGCTGCCGCAGCGCTTCGTGATCGGCGCGCTCGCGGGACTCCGGATGCTCGCTCTGCTCGGCGACGACTGGCGCGCGATCACGCTCGCCCGCCGCGCGCGCGGACTCGGTGATCGTCGAGGCCCGGGCGCGCTGCTGCGGCAGTGCTTCGGGCTGCTCGTGCTGGCCCTGCGCCGCGGCGGTCTGCTCGCGACCGCGATGGAGGCGCGCGGCTTCGGCGGCGACGTCCGGCGCACCTGGGCGCGCCCGTCGCGCTTCGGCCGGATCGACGCGGCGCTCATCGGCGTCGGGGTCGTCATCGCCGCGATCGCGGTGACGGCATCCGTGCTGACCGGATCGTGGAGGTTCATCGGTGGCTGA